Proteins from one Astatotilapia calliptera chromosome 8, fAstCal1.2, whole genome shotgun sequence genomic window:
- the metrn gene encoding meteorin — protein MPGFGVWIYAVWILLFCLFHVSLSNYSEDQCSWRGSGLSQQQGSVEQISLHCSEGTLDWLYPKGALRLTLSPRLPSMVVGPSGSSSGLITACVKPSEEFHGAQLYLERDGVLELLVGDRLESSPPPRVRCFSRLPGERVALFLQATPHQDISRRIASFRYELRGDWTARLSLDSHPISTEDACRPCNNTEILMAVCTSDFVVRGNIKSVEEDENLRAAVIKVSATRVFRQKYTLFTGNSRLSSRGEIRTLLQCGVKPGPGSFLFTGRVHFGEAWLGCAPRYKDFQRAYTIAKAAQQIPCELPVD, from the exons ATGCCCGGCTTTGGGGTTTGGATTTACGCAGTGTGGATTTTacttttttgccttttccaCGTGAGCCTTTCAAACTATTCCGAAGACCAATGCAGCTGGAGAGGCAG CGGTTTGTCCCAGCAGCAGGGCAGCGTGGAGCAGATCTCTCTCCACTGCTCCGAGGGCACACTGGACTGGCTTTATCCCAAAGGAGCCCTGCGCCTCACCCTGTCTCCGCGCCTGCCTTCCATGGTGGTGGGCCCCAGCGGCAGCAGCTCTGGGCTCATCACTGCCTGCGTCAAGCCCTCTGAGGAGTTCCATGGAGCCCAGCTCTACCTGGAGAGAGATGGGGTCCTCGAGCTCCTGGTAGGAGACCGCCTGGAATCCTCCCCCCCGCCGAGGGTGCGCTGCTTCAGCCGCCTGCCTGGGGAGAGGGTGGCCCTCTTCCTGCAGGCTACACCGCATCAGGACATCAGCAGGAGGATCGCCTCATTTCGCTACGAGCTGAGAGGGGACTGGACAGCTCGCCTGTCCCTGGACTCCCACCCTATTAGCACTGAAG ACGCCTGCAGACCCTGCAACAACACTGAGATTCTGATGGCTGTTTGCACCAGTGATTTTG TGGTGCGAGGCAACATCAAGTCAGTGGAGGAGGACGAGAACTTAAGAGCGGCCGTGATCAAGGTCAGCGCCACCCGCGTGTTTCGCCAGAAGTACACACTGTTCACCGGGAACAGCCGCCTGAGCAGCCGGGGCGAGATCAGGACTCTGCTCCAGTGTGGCGTCAAACCCGGACCCGGGAGCTTCCTTTTCACCGGCCGAGTCCACTTCGGCGAGGCCTGGCTGGGCTGCGCTCCGCGCTACAAGGACTTCCAGAGGGCTTACACCATAGCCAAAGCAGCCCAGCAGATACCATGCGAGCTGCCCGTAGACTGA